ACCAGTCAATATAGCTCCTCTATTCACTTGACTGCGAAGATGATCGTATAGTCATACTGCAAACTCTACTACTTATGACTTATTGGTCTGACCATCAAAATAATCCGCAAAGAGATATCTGGGACTGGATTGGTGTCTGCAATATACATGCACATTCGATCGGATTAAATAGAgacccttcatcatcgaccgATATGGACCCGAGGATTAAAAGGCTGAGAACCCGAATTTGGTGGAGCTTGTACTCGCGAGACCGTCTCATTGCGATGGGGCTAAGACGCCCGACCCAGGTGAACGAAGGGACAAGCAATGTCCCCATGTTGAAGCTCGAAGACTTTGACTTCGAGCCGTTCCACCCTAGCGTGATTGAGAAGTTCCGCTGTCgtcagctggaagatgttACTCACCAAAAGCGTCTGGCAACCATGTTCATCGAAAAGGCCAAACTATGCCAATGCATCGGACGGGTTTTGTTCGCTCAGTATACCCCATCACAGTGTCAATTTGGCGTGACAACACGAACTACCATCAGCCTAATTCCTCGACAGGCATCAGAATCGGAGTTAGCACGATGCAGTCAGCGGTTGGAATCATGGTTGAGTGCACTACCCAAAGACGCACAATTCATTCCTGCATCAAGGACAAACTTCCACGATGGAGAAGacgtccttctcctccacggTGCCATGGTACGAATGCTGTATCATGCGACCACAAGCGCGCTGCATCGTCCTTGGGCCTTCACGCCCAACAAGGATCAGTCCAAAGCACGCAGGGAGTTAATTCAAACTGCGCAAACAAAGATGCATGACGCCGCAGTCGGTATCACACATATCATCCAAGGTCTCAATCAGCTAAACCTCACGCGGTTCCTTCCCCAATCCGGTGTGACCGTCATCATCCCAGCCGCTGTGGCTCATCTGGCAAACTCCTCATCTGGCAATCCCGCCACCCGAGAATCCAGCATCTACAACTTTCAGCGCTGCATCCAAGTGCTGCAAGGCCTTAGAGACATCTACCCTGCAGCAGACATGGAGGTCGCAAACATCGAAGCGGCAGTTAAGCTCCAGTCGGACAGCGCAAACACCTTCCTCCGAATCATGCAATATACCAACAACTCCGGTTCTATACCACAAGGCCAGTCACCAGAACAAGCACGAAAGCAAAGCACCATCTCAAACCCGCACACCATAGCATCAGCAGAAGACCGAACCTCTAACCACTGGACGCCTCCCCGAGACGACCCCgacccaaccaacaaccacaaacaACCCGGACCTCATCATTCAGCCAGTCCAACCAAGCAACAACTACAACAGCAGCGCACACCACCCAAACGCCACAGCAGCACAACTAACCCACCCCCAATGTTCAACAgcaacccctcctccaccaccaacaacaaaattAACAatcccaccaaccccctccccaaacaagCCGAACCCACCCCACCCAACGACTTCGACGACGATCCCATatccaacttcctcaacgacaacaacaacaaccccaccatctccccccgAAACACCCATTCCCAATCCAATCCCACCTTGGACCAACCCTCCGACCAATTCCCCTTCGACTTCGACCTCGACCTCGACTCCTTCGCCGCCGACTTCCcgccccaaacccaaccacccaccaacctcaaccccaccTCTACTACTTCCCACCCCGACGCCTCCCCAGACCTCGACATAGATTGGGCCAGTGAGCTCCTCAGATGGACTGGACCTGGTCCGGAAGACGCATTAACCAATAACAATGATCTGTTCTCGCCGTTTGCGCCGACTCATAATGTTGTCAGTACGCCCGGGCAGAGGTCTATGAGCCATGTGACTGGGGATATTACGGGGGATTTGGATCGGGATTTGGGGTTTGTTCCGTCTGATGAGGAGATGTTTTAGCTTTTGACATTTGGATGTGGTGTGTTGGGAATGGTTTTGTGTTCagtgtaaatatatataaatagtttaCTTAGTCGCGGAAGTGGTGCGTGCGTATGGATAGACGCGCCCTGTAAATATATCTTCGGTGCTTGCCCTCAGGCAGTTCCGTCctaattactactagtaaacCATAGTATTGAGACTTATAAATGAGGAATGGTACACTATTAATACAACTACTACTGGGTCAATACCATTGTCCATTTCTCTAACCCTCTTCTCGTATAGTCTAGATAGTACCAGTAGTACCCATGACTAACTATAAAACAATGCTTAACATGACTTggaaaaaatagataaataaaagacTCATCGCTCGCCCTGTACATTAGCCACCATATATGCGAGCTGGAAATCGTTGGAAATTGAATCTAGATGACTTGCGTCTTAACTGACTATAGATATGAGATCAATGAATATGGTTGGTCGATGACTCGCACTACTTGCGAGCCCAGCGGTTGCTTTCATCGCCCTCTTCCCATTGGTGCTCAATGTAGccaagcttcttcttgacaCTTTGTACGGTCTCCTTGTCACCTGTGTTCTTGCCCATGTTGTCGCTTAGCTTGACGGCTGGGCGGCCGTTAGCGGTGGCGATCTTGATAACGATGTTGAGCGGCTTGGATTTTTGGCCGTCGGATTTATTCGTGAAGTCGTCTGTGAGAATCTTGTTAGTTCATAATTTTCGGGGAGATATTGGGGTAGGTCCCTGTATAGTACGGGTATATGGGTAAAACGTACTAGTAAAGAAAGTTCCGACACCGAAGACAGGCTTAAAaccggcttcttcggcgatCACCTTGTATTCAAGGCAGTGCTCGATGTCTAATGAATCGGAAAAGACAATGGTCTTCGGGTCCTTGACTCCCTCTCTGTCGTAGAAGTCCCGCACCATCTTCACAAAGTATGTGGGGTCGCCAGAGTCCTGGCGGACGCCGGTGTAGACCTGGGCGTAGGTCTTGTTGGCGTGTTCGCCTTGCGCATCGTTGACCAAAGGAGCCGAGATTGGGGGTTTGGTAGTAGCCTCGCTCTGTACTGCGGACTCTGTCGTGGTGCCGGGTCCGGAGGCGGTCGTGGAGACTGCGCCGACACCTGCACTGGTGAAAGCAGGAATGGGTTTGCGGAAAGCGTCAAGGAAGGCGGGCGTGCCGAATGTGTCGGTGAGTGCAACACCCAGGACCTGATATGCGTTAGTTACTGGGGCCCGGACAATCCTAGGGCTGCGAACTTACTCCTTCACCAAAGCAACCAAGCCAGTAGCGCAGGGCCATCTCGTTCGCGTTCTCGTAGTCGTCCGTGATGGCAGCGATGGTCATGTACCATTCATGGGCCACAGTGCCCACAGGCGCCACTCCGTACTTCATGGCAAAGTGGACGTTACTTGTGCCGGTAAACACTCCCTTCCAtccttgcttctttccttcctccgcagccTGCATCAATCCCTGCATGACCAGATCGTGGGTGTGGTAATCGCGCCGTCTTCGAGAGCCGAACTCGGAAAATATGCAACCATTCTCCAACAGCGCACATCCTTTCCGGAATGCCTTGTCCTCCTGACAGCTGTAGTCCCAGTCCTTATCGGTGAACATGAAGTAGGCCTGACTTGTCAGAGCCAGCAGCGGGATCTCATACAAGATCGTTTCGACCCACAAACCCTTGATGACGTAGTTGACGTTGCCGAGATCATCCTCGCTGCCAGTATCCTGCTCCGGCGTAAAGTGAATCTCGATCTGTTCTGACGGCTTGAGCTTGAGGTTGGTCAGGTAGTCCAGGTAAGCGTTGTTGAAGTAGGGGCACCATTTCTTTAGGAACTCGATCTCCTCAGTCGTGACTCGGATATTTGCAATCGCTGATAACGATCATTATCAGACTAATTCAGATATCCGACACACAGTCAATTTACATACCATCCATCTGTGCCAGAAGCCATTTGTAAGCACCCC
The window above is part of the Aspergillus luchuensis IFO 4308 DNA, chromosome 8, nearly complete sequence genome. Proteins encoded here:
- the NPT1 gene encoding nicotinate phosphoribosyltransferase (BUSCO:EOG09262KJA;~COG:H;~EggNog:ENOG410PG8T;~InterPro:IPR040727,IPR007229,IPR036068,IPR006406, IPR041525;~PFAM:PF04095,PF17767;~go_function: GO:0004514 - nicotinate-nucleotide diphosphorylase (carboxylating) activity [Evidence IEA];~go_function: GO:0004516 - nicotinate phosphoribosyltransferase activity [Evidence IEA];~go_process: GO:0009435 - NAD biosynthetic process [Evidence IEA]) — encoded protein: MAQNNTPPLPEGIFSLLDTDLYKLTMQCAVLKYFPDVYVTYGFTNRTPDMKLTRGAYKWLLAQMDAIANIRVTTEEIEFLKKWCPYFNNAYLDYLTNLKLKPSEQIEIHFTPEQDTGSEDDLGNVNYVIKGLWVETILYEIPLLALTSQAYFMFTDKDWDYSCQEDKAFRKGCALLENGCIFSEFGSRRRRDYHTHDLVMQGLMQAAEEGKKQGWKGVFTGTSNVHFAMKYGVAPVGTVAHEWYMTIAAITDDYENANEMALRYWLGCFGEGVLGVALTDTFGTPAFLDAFRKPIPAFTSAGVGAVSTTASGPGTTTESAVQSEATTKPPISAPLVNDAQGEHANKTYAQVYTGVRQDSGDPTYFVKMVRDFYDREGVKDPKTIVFSDSLDIEHCLEYKVIAEEAGFKPVFGVGTFFTNDFTNKSDGQKSKPLNIVIKIATANGRPAVKLSDNMGKNTGDKETVQSVKKKLGYIEHQWEEGDESNRWARK
- a CDS encoding transcription factor domain-containing protein (COG:K;~EggNog:ENOG410Q22M;~InterPro:IPR007219;~PFAM:PF04082;~go_function: GO:0003677 - DNA binding [Evidence IEA];~go_function: GO:0008270 - zinc ion binding [Evidence IEA];~go_process: GO:0006351 - transcription, DNA-templated [Evidence IEA]); the protein is MLTAKRKPSSADLGDDRPVAKRSNSLSHNAHAPWLQDSRPSRGWRTLGDRGVRTSLPLENMVSTVRDLIDPDFDPLIALLDDEPRFLKPLPSRIPPEDLEFLRFREALSIPESGLRNELLRCYIKWVHSFMPVLNLQEFLRCVAENDPNGNISLLLFQAVMFVATAFIDLHHLQAAGYATRKIARNVFFTRLRLLYSLDCEDDRIVILQTLLLMTYWSDHQNNPQRDIWDWIGVCNIHAHSIGLNRDPSSSTDMDPRIKRLRTRIWWSLYSRDRLIAMGLRRPTQVNEGTSNVPMLKLEDFDFEPFHPSVIEKFRCRQLEDVTHQKRLATMFIEKAKLCQCIGRVLFAQYTPSQCQFGVTTRTTISLIPRQASESELARCSQRLESWLSALPKDAQFIPASRTNFHDGEDVLLLHGAMVRMLYHATTSALHRPWAFTPNKDQSKARRELIQTAQTKMHDAAVGITHIIQGLNQLNLTRFLPQSGVTVIIPAAVAHLANSSSGNPATRESSIYNFQRCIQVLQGLRDIYPAADMEVANIEAAVKLQSDSANTFLRIMQYTNNSGSIPQGQSPEQARKQSTISNPHTIASAEDRTSNHWTPPRDDPDPTNNHKQPGPHHSASPTKQQLQQQRTPPKRHSSTTNPPPMFNSNPSSTTNNKINNPTNPLPKQAEPTPPNDFDDDPISNFLNDNNNNPTISPRNTHSQSNPTLDQPSDQFPFDFDLDLDSFAADFPPQTQPPTNLNPTSTTSHPDASPDLDIDWASELLRWTGPGPEDALTNNNDLFSPFAPTHNVVSTPGQRSMSHVTGDITGDLDRDLGFVPSDEEMF